The following coding sequences lie in one Musa acuminata AAA Group cultivar baxijiao chromosome BXJ3-1, Cavendish_Baxijiao_AAA, whole genome shotgun sequence genomic window:
- the LOC135629402 gene encoding uncharacterized protein LOC135629402 → MAYRRRHSTPRSATFEEFRSLSPEEDGSSSPSLAAKAIRASAAHRESSLSSAYDGDSAAFSSSSSSTSSSSTSAYRHPGLRNYHKQGSNVYEYSSLKNSNGPRHGFWEVLAKKAKAILEDDTVAQQFEDHDSNHSQILDSSGSQLQTNESLDSYCKTENPTFQKDAIASSLREFGGTTKNAFEEGISIMDNKTADIIHETKKLQLGTKTESSDTANQPMYTMASTNLAQNEAEYETQLKASQKVANAMAAKAKLLLRELKTVKADMAFAKQRCAQLEEENKVLRENRQKGDNPADDDLIRHQLETLLAEKARLVHDNSVYERENLFLREIVEYHQLTMQDVVYLDEGIEEVTEVYPIHQIKTLSSPSRSAYETSTPGISCSATPRSNTMLSLSADTMSAFGSLSSPKSPNRTFKVKKLTDGEVNPSPSPAAEGSVQQHSPSPTPH, encoded by the exons ATGGCGTACCGGAGGAGGCACAGCACGCCGCGGTCCGCCACTTTCGAGGAATTCCGCTCCTTGTCCCCGGAGGAGGACGGCTCCTCCTCCCCGTCCCTGGCCGCCAAGGCCATCCGCGCTTCCGCCGCCCACCGCGAGTCGTCCCTCTCCTCCGCTTACGATGGCGACTCCGCGGCCTtctcctcgtcttcctcctccacgTCCTCCTCTTCCACCTCTGCCTACAGACATCCTGGTCTCCGGAACTATCACAAGCAG GGCTCAAATGTTTATGAATACTCTTCGCTGAAAAATTCGAATGGCCCCCGACATGGATTTTGGGAAGTTTTAGCTAAAAAAGCTAAAGCAATCCTTGAAGATGATACTGTTGCTCAGCAATTTGAAGACCATGATAGTAATCACTCCCAGATTCTTGATTCATCAGGCAGTCAG CTGCAAACCAATGAGTCTCTTGATAGCTACTGCAAGACCGAAAATCCTACATTTCAGAAGGATGCAATTGCTTCTTCTTTGAGGGAATTTGGTGGCACAACAAAAAATGCCTTTGAA GAGGGAATATCAATCATGGACAATAAGACTGCTGACATCATCCATGAAACCAAGAAGCTGCAGCTTGGGACAAAAACTGAAAGTTCTGATACAGCAAATCAACCAATGTACACAATGGCTTCAACTAATCTTGCTCAGAATGAGGCCGAGTATGAGACACAGTTGAAGGCTTCCCAGAAA GTCGCAAATGCCATGGCTGCTAAGGCAAAGCTTCTTTTGCGGGAACTGAAAACTGTCAAAGCAGACATGGCTTTCGCAAAGCAGCGCTGTGCTCAGCTTGAAGAAGAGAACAAGGTCTTGCGAGAAAATCGCCAGAAGGGAGACAACCCAGCAGATGATGACCTG ATACGCCACCAATTGGAGACGTTATTGGCCGAGAAGGCGAGATTGGTGCATGACAACTCTGTTTACGAGCGTGAGAATCTGTTCCTGAGGGAGATTGTGGAGTACCATCAGCTCACAATGCAGGATGTTGTCTACTTGGATGAGGGCATTGAGGAAGTCACCGAGGTCTACCCCATCCACCAAATCAAAACTCTTTCATCACCATCCCGTTCTGCTTATGAAACTTCAACACCGGGTATTTCTTGTTCTGCAACACCGAGATCAAACACCATGCTATCATTGTCCGCGGACACCATGTCTGCATTTGGAAGCCTCAGTTCTCCTAAATCTCCAAATCGCACCTTCAAAGTGAAGAAGCTAACAGATGGAGAGGTGAATCCTTCGCCATCTCCAGCAGCTGAAGGTTCCGTGCAGCAACACTCTCCAAGTCCAACTCCACACTGA